A genome region from Leeia speluncae includes the following:
- a CDS encoding aldehyde dehydrogenase family protein encodes MNANQSTFQAQESLTVYAPFDGRVVGHVPLSTAADIPVIMEKARLGTLDGKQMSRTERARILNAAAEAIAGQIDTFALTIANESGKALRQARKEVARCINTLRLSAEEAKRVGGEIIPFSAYQGSENRQGYFTQEPLGIVFAVTPFNDPLNLAAHKLGPAIAAGNAVILKPSGLSPLSAQKLAEVLWKAGVSPNQLQIVHGDRSVITGLVQEKDIRMISFTGGTSTAEAITQIAGLKKMAMDLGGNAAVIVMADSDFELAVESCVSGSFWASGHNCIGTQRILVERSIYEQFVGRFAELTRQMITGDPTSDATDMGPMISEDQAKRIETWVSDALAKGAKLICGHERKGSIYSPTVLTDVPTDCKVWSEEVFAPVVSIAPFDSFDAALAEANGSECSLHAGIFTRSLETALKAADQIEAGGVMINDSSDYRFDGMPFGGFKYGSLGREGVKFAIQEMTQPKVICINR; translated from the coding sequence ATGAACGCCAATCAATCTACCTTCCAAGCGCAAGAAAGCCTAACCGTTTATGCGCCATTTGATGGCCGTGTAGTAGGCCATGTGCCATTAAGTACCGCGGCGGATATTCCTGTCATCATGGAAAAAGCCCGCTTAGGCACTTTAGATGGCAAGCAGATGTCGCGTACCGAGCGTGCCCGAATTCTGAATGCAGCAGCCGAAGCCATTGCCGGCCAAATAGATACCTTTGCACTCACCATTGCAAATGAATCTGGTAAAGCTTTGCGCCAAGCGCGCAAAGAAGTGGCCAGATGCATTAATACCCTTCGCCTTTCAGCGGAAGAGGCGAAAAGAGTGGGCGGCGAAATTATTCCATTTAGCGCGTATCAAGGCTCAGAAAACAGGCAGGGCTATTTCACCCAAGAACCACTGGGCATTGTGTTTGCTGTAACCCCATTTAATGACCCATTAAACCTAGCCGCCCACAAACTAGGCCCGGCGATTGCCGCAGGCAATGCGGTGATTTTGAAGCCAAGCGGTTTATCACCTTTATCTGCACAAAAATTGGCGGAAGTGCTTTGGAAAGCAGGAGTCTCTCCTAACCAATTACAAATCGTCCATGGAGATCGGTCTGTCATTACCGGTTTGGTCCAAGAAAAAGACATTCGAATGATTAGCTTTACTGGTGGCACCAGTACCGCCGAAGCCATTACCCAAATTGCTGGCCTGAAAAAAATGGCCATGGATCTTGGTGGGAATGCAGCGGTGATTGTCATGGCGGATAGTGATTTTGAATTGGCAGTGGAATCTTGTGTATCAGGATCATTCTGGGCATCAGGTCATAACTGCATCGGGACACAACGCATCTTGGTCGAACGGAGCATTTATGAGCAATTTGTTGGCCGCTTTGCCGAATTAACCCGCCAAATGATTACCGGTGACCCAACATCTGACGCGACCGACATGGGACCGATGATTTCTGAAGACCAAGCAAAACGGATTGAAACGTGGGTATCCGATGCGCTCGCCAAAGGGGCCAAGTTGATTTGCGGCCACGAAAGAAAAGGCAGCATCTATTCCCCAACCGTCCTAACAGACGTACCAACCGATTGCAAAGTCTGGTCTGAAGAGGTGTTTGCACCGGTTGTCAGCATCGCTCCGTTCGATTCATTTGACGCGGCATTAGCAGAAGCGAACGGTAGTGAATGTAGCCTACATGCCGGTATTTTCACCCGCAGCTTAGAAACCGCCCTCAAAGCAGCCGACCAAATTGAAGCCGGTGGCGTGATGATTAACGACTCTTCCGATTATCGCTTTGATGGGATGCCATTTGGTGGATTTAAGTATGGCTCGTTGGGTAGAGAAGGGGTGAAGTTTGCCATTCAGGAAATGACTCAGCCCAAAGTGATTTGTATTAATCGCTAA